In the Xiamenia xianingshaonis genome, one interval contains:
- a CDS encoding PD-(D/E)XK nuclease family protein, whose amino-acid sequence MTYEHDTEKSAACAEDKAFDALLQARRRGAYPLVWLAPHEEGVERVRRRLSATPLGFSVGVATFEQWAADQWELHGDGTRPVDALERSCLLWRVVAAGPWAEAGASFKGVVALLAQAVLQGVRARDFDGVALSASQQGLVASLARYQAELERRGRCELSWAMRDLAGLMAFRGCVAAVGFDELPWAQSELLRRLGASGEALRIDDGCCAASRPDGGVDRAPELLALLAGLYGRADAPVVPTGAVSFLLPQGSYGLGGPLAARIAALACAEADAARAAGRRPLPVVVCAPDARDLFLRLGPELARRGVASQTRGRASCVAFASTVFGKAWLSLAACADQGARTLATLSDVLRSPLCPMDDGKAMDFDAAWRKRRLRPFDDMVADVASRDGFAATLVSLAMEHDFEGALAALESRLRSGAFSDAALQGESVAAFAAVGRFLAAWRDCAGGDDVAWSLVAQRQVASPLAFSAEEGVAGQGDALFCSLSDAARLAPASACAVVLCDMTAQAYPVRVEETPATLLLERIGVVCDLDPVAQMRRSLFRCLSAASTSVLLERPLFDEDGTETYPCLAFEEIVDCYRPYDALDRTIDRATGLPPAVARFASVVPGAHVHENLLGEDVALTGPGQASSWPAGSPVKVSPEGTSSLVGGTFGGDGAHGGGAVVLSPSAVETYLECPLKWFTLRRLRLKTPDAGFGPMEKGSFAHDVLRHFYERLHKQGVAKVAADDVARAQALMEVVADEELARQPALPPSRNPLVAATAAEEAEVRHLKRQLVGFVPWEAQLLAGFVPTHFEYGFGKNRPFSYAGVHLTGSIDRIDVNDKGQAVVIDYKSSVKGTYDVRSRSSAPQAGGAVLPDKVQALMYAQVARRELGLDVVGALYVGYQPRAGKPPALSGAFDRTAIQPSQVWDARAELVGYPQLDDDGRAAYGASSFAELVDEVERGVEGAVASLCEGRIAPYPRTADACSFCPVQDCAKRRD is encoded by the coding sequence CAAGGCCTTTGACGCGCTGCTGCAGGCGCGCCGCCGCGGGGCGTATCCGCTTGTGTGGCTGGCGCCGCACGAAGAAGGCGTCGAACGGGTGCGGCGGCGCTTGTCCGCCACGCCGCTGGGCTTTTCCGTCGGCGTGGCCACGTTCGAGCAATGGGCGGCCGACCAGTGGGAGCTGCACGGCGACGGAACGCGTCCGGTCGACGCGCTTGAGCGGTCGTGCCTGCTGTGGCGCGTGGTCGCGGCGGGGCCGTGGGCGGAGGCGGGCGCGTCGTTCAAAGGCGTCGTCGCGCTGCTGGCCCAGGCGGTCTTGCAAGGCGTCAGGGCGCGGGATTTCGACGGCGTGGCGCTGAGCGCGTCTCAGCAGGGCTTGGTCGCCTCGCTCGCTCGCTACCAGGCCGAACTTGAGCGGCGCGGCCGATGCGAGCTGTCGTGGGCCATGCGGGACCTGGCGGGCCTCATGGCGTTTCGGGGGTGTGTCGCCGCTGTCGGCTTTGACGAGCTGCCGTGGGCCCAGTCCGAGCTCCTGCGGCGCTTGGGCGCTTCTGGCGAGGCGCTGCGCATCGACGACGGGTGCTGCGCGGCGTCGCGCCCCGACGGCGGCGTCGATCGGGCGCCGGAGCTGTTGGCGCTGCTGGCGGGCCTGTACGGTCGGGCGGATGCGCCCGTGGTGCCGACCGGCGCCGTCTCGTTTCTGCTGCCGCAGGGCTCCTATGGCCTGGGCGGCCCGCTTGCGGCGCGCATCGCGGCGCTCGCCTGCGCGGAAGCGGACGCGGCGAGGGCGGCCGGACGGCGGCCTCTGCCGGTCGTCGTGTGCGCGCCCGACGCGCGGGATCTGTTTTTGCGCCTGGGTCCGGAGCTGGCGCGGCGGGGCGTCGCCTCGCAGACGCGGGGGCGGGCCTCGTGCGTCGCGTTCGCATCGACGGTTTTCGGCAAGGCGTGGCTGTCGCTTGCCGCCTGCGCCGACCAAGGCGCCCGCACGCTTGCAACGCTGTCCGACGTCTTGCGCTCGCCGCTGTGTCCGATGGACGATGGGAAGGCCATGGACTTCGACGCCGCGTGGCGCAAGAGGCGCCTCCGTCCCTTTGACGACATGGTGGCCGATGTGGCGTCGCGCGACGGGTTTGCCGCAACGCTCGTGTCCCTTGCGATGGAGCACGACTTCGAAGGGGCGCTCGCGGCGTTGGAATCCCGCCTGCGATCAGGGGCTTTCAGCGACGCGGCGCTGCAGGGCGAATCCGTTGCCGCCTTTGCGGCCGTGGGCCGGTTTCTGGCCGCATGGCGGGACTGCGCGGGCGGCGACGACGTCGCCTGGAGCCTCGTCGCGCAGCGCCAGGTCGCGTCCCCGCTCGCGTTTTCCGCAGAAGAGGGCGTCGCCGGCCAGGGGGACGCGCTGTTCTGCTCGCTTTCCGACGCCGCGCGCCTGGCGCCTGCATCGGCCTGCGCCGTCGTGCTGTGCGACATGACGGCGCAGGCGTACCCGGTTCGCGTCGAAGAGACGCCTGCCACGCTGCTTTTGGAGCGCATCGGCGTCGTCTGCGACCTTGACCCGGTGGCCCAGATGCGCCGGTCTCTGTTCCGCTGCCTGTCTGCTGCCAGCACGTCGGTGCTGTTGGAGCGCCCGCTGTTCGACGAGGACGGCACGGAAACCTATCCGTGCCTGGCCTTTGAGGAGATCGTCGACTGCTACCGGCCCTATGACGCCCTTGACCGCACGATCGATCGGGCGACGGGGCTGCCACCCGCCGTGGCCCGCTTCGCGTCGGTCGTGCCCGGGGCGCACGTGCACGAAAACCTGCTGGGGGAAGACGTTGCCTTGACGGGGCCGGGGCAGGCGTCGTCTTGGCCCGCCGGCTCGCCGGTGAAAGTGTCGCCTGAAGGCACATCGTCGCTGGTCGGAGGCACGTTCGGTGGCGACGGGGCGCATGGCGGCGGCGCGGTCGTGCTGTCGCCGTCGGCGGTGGAGACGTATCTGGAATGCCCGCTCAAATGGTTCACGCTGCGCCGGTTGCGGCTGAAAACGCCCGACGCCGGGTTCGGGCCCATGGAAAAGGGGTCGTTCGCCCATGACGTGCTGAGGCATTTTTACGAGCGGCTGCATAAGCAGGGCGTGGCGAAGGTCGCGGCCGACGACGTGGCGCGCGCCCAAGCGCTCATGGAAGTCGTGGCGGACGAAGAGCTGGCCCGCCAGCCCGCGCTGCCTCCTTCGCGCAACCCGCTCGTTGCCGCGACGGCGGCCGAGGAAGCCGAGGTCAGGCATCTCAAGCGGCAGCTGGTCGGCTTTGTGCCCTGGGAGGCGCAGCTGCTTGCAGGCTTCGTGCCGACGCATTTCGAATACGGGTTCGGCAAAAACCGCCCGTTTTCCTATGCCGGGGTCCATCTGACGGGGTCGATTGACCGCATTGACGTGAACGACAAGGGACAGGCCGTCGTGATCGACTACAAGTCGTCGGTGAAGGGGACCTACGACGTGCGCAGCCGCTCTTCGGCGCCCCAGGCGGGCGGCGCAGTGCTGCCCGACAAGGTGCAGGCGCTCATGTATGCCCAGGTGGCGCGGCGAGAATTGGGGCTTGACGTCGTCGGTGCGCTCTACGTGGGCTACCAGCCTCGCGCAGGCAAGCCGCCGGCGCTTTCGGGTGCGTTCGACCGAACGGCCATCCAGCCGTCGCAGGTGTGGGACGCGCGGGCCGAGCTTGTCGGGTATCCGCAGCTTGACGACGACGGGCGTGCGGCGTATGGGGCGTCCTCGTTCGCCGAGCTTGTCGACGAGGTGGAGCGCGGCGTGGAAGGCGCGGTCGCGTCGCTTTGCGAAGGCCGCATTGCGCCGTATCCTCGCACGGCCGACGCGTGCAGCTTCTGTCCGGTGCAAGACTGTGCGAAGAGGCGGGATTGA